The following coding sequences lie in one Zingiber officinale cultivar Zhangliang chromosome 2B, Zo_v1.1, whole genome shotgun sequence genomic window:
- the LOC122046303 gene encoding shaggy-related protein kinase alpha-like, translated as MASMAPTSGPNNAGGSSLSVDRLPDEMNDMHIRDDKEVEATVIDGNETETGHIIVTTIGGRNGQPKQTISYMAERVIGHGSFGVVFQAKSLETGETVAIKKVLQDKRYKNRELQTMRLLDHPNVVCLKHCFFSTTVKEEPYLNLVLEYVPETVHRVIQHYNKMNQRMPLIYVKLYMYQICRALAYMHGGIGVCHRDIKPQNLLVNPHTHQLKICDFGSAKVLVKGEPNISYICSRYYRAPELIFGATEYTTAIDIWSAGCVLAELLLGQPLFPGDSGVNQLVEIIKILGTPTREEIKCMNPKYKEFKFPQMKAHPWHKIFHKRMPPLAVDLVSRLLQYSPKLRSTALEALIHPFFNELRDPNARLPNSGRCLPPLFNFKPHELKGVPVEIVAKLIPEHARKQCTFLGL; from the exons ATGGCTTCTATGGCACCCACATCGGGGCCAAACAATGCTGGTGGTAGTAGTCTTTCTGTTGATAGGTTGCCAGATGAAATGAATGATATGCACATAAGAGATGATAAA GAAGTGGAAGCTACTGTAATTGATGGCAATGAGACAGAGACGGGTCATATAATTGTGACAACTATTGGTGGCAGAAATGGCCAGCCAAAACAG ACTATAAGTTACATGGCTGAGCGTGTAATAGGGCATGGATCATTTGGAGTTGTATTCCAG GCTAAATCTCTTGAGACAGGGGAGACAGTAGCTATAAAAAAGGTTCTCCAAGACAAGAGGTATAAGAACCGTGAATTGCAAACTATGCGGCTTCTTGACCATCCAAATGTTGTGTGCTTGAAGCACTGTTTCTTTTCAACAACTGTAAAAGAAGAACCATATCTTAACTTGGTTCTTGAGTATGTGCCTGAGACTGTTCATCGAGTAATTCAACACTACAACAAGATGAATCAGCGCATGCCGTTGATATATGTGAAGCTTTATATGTATcag ATTTGTAGAGCATTGGCCTATATGCATGGTGGCATTGGAGTTTGCCACAGAGACATCAAACCACAAAATCTTTTG GTCAACCCGCACACACATCAGTTGAAAATATGCGACTTTGGAAGTGCGAAAGTCTTG GTTAAAGGGGAACCAAATATATCCTATATATGTTCTAGATATTACCGAGCCCCTGAGCTCATTTTTGGTGCGACAGAGTATACAACAGCTATTGACATATGGTCAGCTGGTTGTGTTCTTGCTGAACTCCTCCTTGGACAG CCACTTTTTCCTGGAGATAGTGGAGTTAATCAGCTTGTAGAAATTATCAAG ATTTTGGGTACTCCAACAAGAGAAGAAATTAAATGCATGAATCCCAaatacaaggagttcaaatttccCCAGATGAAAGCTCATCCATGGCACAAG ATTTTCCATAAAAGAATGCCTCCTCTGGCAGTAGATCTTGTCTCCCGACTTCTTCAGTATTCGCCAAAGTTGAGGAGTACCGCT TTGGAAGCATTGATCCACCCATTCTTTAATGAACTTCGAGATCCAAATGCTCGATTACCAAATAGCGGTCGGTGCCTACCTCCTCTCTTTAACTTCAAGCCGCATG AGTTAAAGGGTGTTCCAGTGGAAATCGTAGCCAAGTTGATTCCAGAGCATGCAAGGAAGCAATGCACCTTCTTGGGACTGTGA
- the LOC122046302 gene encoding N-acetylglucosaminyl-phosphatidylinositol biosynthetic protein gpi1-like isoform X2 — translation MCGTLLVSKVSFQSVDLLLIPLHLLQCKMSIPLEILVSANQKMPLRLESFTFSLLGYCLTDGGKLRPVCSQNGGLPFRKQFNDECYKELKACQNNGKWHCDCMNFIEPYFLSSLGCNNWIFMLLCKPQRILYKRNQQIPYLHHVHHNGDIVTPVDFHIIVYEVPTFGVSHVSLSSWHAPENIDLLSKKPKWVKKIYKKPVVNNLETVLLALNCSNTAKTFLELVENTLSPMTSIFFVSKMLRVASIIWHMVAAIVASISTIIYIFLQFFHKPLSHGSIWFILSKIFTHTSKNVHIRSCQFLYWPVTLQAPGTSISHSSVEYSHKAALRKHFIWSNVLMDVTLGIVLGILLLANVETICSWISVIVHQITNDLLRSGSVWLMGVPAGFKLNNELAEFIGIISLNTIQIFSTLWSFIGVFLQNYTLVIALLGIVFGLTIPVALCIDMLKLATFHICILHHMISFLYSQQIQALASLWRLFRGQKRNPLRQRLDSYDYTVEQHVVGSLLFTPLLLLIPTTSVFYIFLTSLITTIIFLSIIFEIIISLLHATPYAEVWIWIMSRRKFPSGIWFEVLDFGNGITDEFYSQPCFDGRQGDSFGGGESGFLVSQLCCNYATIGQVILPCYIGVFNGVAPSFFTSLAHGLLSGQRFPSTLGTRLPSTMPWMQITCKEYWKLCYTAVLSGRL, via the exons ATGTGCGGAACTCTTCTAGTATCCAAAGTCTCTTTTCAGAGCGTGGATCTTCTATTAATTCCTCTTCATCTCCTCCAATGCAAAATGAGCATTCCTTTG gaAATCTTGGTGTCTGCCAATCAAAAGATGCCATTAAGACTGGAGTCTTTCACATTTTCTCTTCTGGGATATTGCTTAACTGATGGCGGTAAATTAAGACCAGTATGTAGTCAGAATGGTGGACTTCCTTTCAGGAAacagttcaatgatgaatgctataaAGAACTGAAAGCTTGTCAAAATAATGGAAAATGGCACTGTGATTGCATGAATTTCATAGAACCTTACTTCCTGTCTTCATTGGGATGCAATAACTGGATTTTTATGCTGCTATGTAAACCCCAAAGAATCCTGTACAAGAGGAATCAACAGATTCCATATCTACATCATGTCCATCACAATGGTGATATAGTGACCCCTGTTGATTTCCAC ATAATAGTATATGAAGTCCCAACCTTTGGTGTAAGTCATGTCTCTTTGAGTTCTTGGCATGCTCCTGAGAATATTGATTTGCTGTCAAAGAAGCCAAAATGGGTGAAGAAAATATACAAGAAGCCTGTAGTCAATAATTTG GAGACAGTTCTTTTGGCACTCAATTGTTCAAATACTGCCAAAACATTCTTGGAGCTAGTGGAAAACACTCTTAGTCCCATGACCAGCATCTTCTTTGTGTCAAA AATGCTGAGAGTGGCATCCATCATATGGCACATGGTGGCTGCAATTGTAGCTTCTATCTCCACAATTATATACATATTCCTTCAATTCTTTCATAAACCCTTGAGTCATGGTTCCATCTGGTTTATATTATCAAAGATATTCACACATACATCCAAGAATGTGCACATTCGTAGCTGTCAGTTTCTGTACTGGCCAGTTACTCTTCAAGCTCCCGGTACCAG CATTTCCCACTCAAGTGTTGAATATTCTCACAAAGCTGCATTAAGGAAGCACTTCATTTGGTCTAATGTTTTGATGGATGTTACCTTGGGGATTGTTCTTGGAATCCTATTGTTGGCTAATGTTGAAACTATCTGTTCATGGATTTCGGTTATTGTTCATCAAATAACTAATGACCTGTTGCGCTCAGGTTCTGTATGGTTAATGGGTGTCCCAGCTGGTTTTAAGCTGAATAATGAGCTAGCGGAGTTTATCGGCATAATTTCTCTCAATACAATTCAAATTTTCTCTACCCTATGGTCCTTTATTGGTGTTTTTTTGCAGAATTATACTTTGGTTATTGCACTGTTGGGGATAGTTTTTGGCCTGACTATTCCAGTGGCCTTGTGCATTGACATGCTTAAATTGGCAACATTTCATATTTGTATTCTGCACCACATGATATCTTTTCTCTATTCACAGCAGATTCAGGCTTTAGCTTCTTTATGGCGTCTATTCCG TGGACAGAAGCGCAATCCGCTTCGACAACGCTTGGATAGTTATGACTACACGGTTGAGCAACATGTTGTTGGTTCTCTTTTGTTTACACCGCTTCTGTTGCTTATTCCAACCACTTCTGTCTTCTACATTTTCCTCACCAGTTTGATAACAACCATTATTTTCCTGTCCATTATATTTGAGATTATTATTTCATTGCTTCACGCTACTCCCTATGCCGAGGTGTGGATTTGGATCATGAGTCGAAGGAAGTTTCCCTCTGGAATATGGTTTGAAGTCTTAGATTTTGGTAATGGAATTACTGATGAATTTTATTCACAGCCTTGTTTCGATGGAAGGCAGGGTGATAGCTTTGGTGGTGGGGAATCGGGCTTTTTGGTTTCACAACTTTGCTGTAATTATGCTACAATAG GACAAGTTATTCTACCTTGCTACATAGGTGTATTCAATGGGGTTGCTCCATCCTTTTTTACATCGCTGGCACATGGACTTCTCAGCGGTCAAAG ATTCCCATCGACATTAGGTACTCGTTTGCCTTCTACAATGCCCTGGATGCAAATTACCTGCAAGGAATATTGGAAGCTATGCTACACTGCAGTCCTTTCAGGTAGATTGTGA
- the LOC122046302 gene encoding N-acetylglucosaminyl-phosphatidylinositol biosynthetic protein gpi1-like isoform X1, whose protein sequence is MKMGGRNYRVWWPQQLLTSTSSSGLFLFGWFMDSVDSIDIVIAAAISSAKILTHPFQTNLEEILVSANQKMPLRLESFTFSLLGYCLTDGGKLRPVCSQNGGLPFRKQFNDECYKELKACQNNGKWHCDCMNFIEPYFLSSLGCNNWIFMLLCKPQRILYKRNQQIPYLHHVHHNGDIVTPVDFHIIVYEVPTFGVSHVSLSSWHAPENIDLLSKKPKWVKKIYKKPVVNNLETVLLALNCSNTAKTFLELVENTLSPMTSIFFVSKMLRVASIIWHMVAAIVASISTIIYIFLQFFHKPLSHGSIWFILSKIFTHTSKNVHIRSCQFLYWPVTLQAPGTSISHSSVEYSHKAALRKHFIWSNVLMDVTLGIVLGILLLANVETICSWISVIVHQITNDLLRSGSVWLMGVPAGFKLNNELAEFIGIISLNTIQIFSTLWSFIGVFLQNYTLVIALLGIVFGLTIPVALCIDMLKLATFHICILHHMISFLYSQQIQALASLWRLFRGQKRNPLRQRLDSYDYTVEQHVVGSLLFTPLLLLIPTTSVFYIFLTSLITTIIFLSIIFEIIISLLHATPYAEVWIWIMSRRKFPSGIWFEVLDFGNGITDEFYSQPCFDGRQGDSFGGGESGFLVSQLCCNYATIGQVILPCYIGVFNGVAPSFFTSLAHGLLSGQRFPSTLGTRLPSTMPWMQITCKEYWKLCYTAVLSGRL, encoded by the exons ATGAAAATGGGAGGAAGAAATTATAGAGTATGGTGGCCTCAGCAGCTCTTGACCTCCACCTCCAGTTCTGGCCTGTTTCTCTTTGGTTGGTTTATGGATTCTGTTGATTCTATTGACATTGTCATAGCAGCTGCAATTTCTTCAGCTAAAATTTTAACCCATCCTTTTCAGACTAATCTTGAG gaAATCTTGGTGTCTGCCAATCAAAAGATGCCATTAAGACTGGAGTCTTTCACATTTTCTCTTCTGGGATATTGCTTAACTGATGGCGGTAAATTAAGACCAGTATGTAGTCAGAATGGTGGACTTCCTTTCAGGAAacagttcaatgatgaatgctataaAGAACTGAAAGCTTGTCAAAATAATGGAAAATGGCACTGTGATTGCATGAATTTCATAGAACCTTACTTCCTGTCTTCATTGGGATGCAATAACTGGATTTTTATGCTGCTATGTAAACCCCAAAGAATCCTGTACAAGAGGAATCAACAGATTCCATATCTACATCATGTCCATCACAATGGTGATATAGTGACCCCTGTTGATTTCCAC ATAATAGTATATGAAGTCCCAACCTTTGGTGTAAGTCATGTCTCTTTGAGTTCTTGGCATGCTCCTGAGAATATTGATTTGCTGTCAAAGAAGCCAAAATGGGTGAAGAAAATATACAAGAAGCCTGTAGTCAATAATTTG GAGACAGTTCTTTTGGCACTCAATTGTTCAAATACTGCCAAAACATTCTTGGAGCTAGTGGAAAACACTCTTAGTCCCATGACCAGCATCTTCTTTGTGTCAAA AATGCTGAGAGTGGCATCCATCATATGGCACATGGTGGCTGCAATTGTAGCTTCTATCTCCACAATTATATACATATTCCTTCAATTCTTTCATAAACCCTTGAGTCATGGTTCCATCTGGTTTATATTATCAAAGATATTCACACATACATCCAAGAATGTGCACATTCGTAGCTGTCAGTTTCTGTACTGGCCAGTTACTCTTCAAGCTCCCGGTACCAG CATTTCCCACTCAAGTGTTGAATATTCTCACAAAGCTGCATTAAGGAAGCACTTCATTTGGTCTAATGTTTTGATGGATGTTACCTTGGGGATTGTTCTTGGAATCCTATTGTTGGCTAATGTTGAAACTATCTGTTCATGGATTTCGGTTATTGTTCATCAAATAACTAATGACCTGTTGCGCTCAGGTTCTGTATGGTTAATGGGTGTCCCAGCTGGTTTTAAGCTGAATAATGAGCTAGCGGAGTTTATCGGCATAATTTCTCTCAATACAATTCAAATTTTCTCTACCCTATGGTCCTTTATTGGTGTTTTTTTGCAGAATTATACTTTGGTTATTGCACTGTTGGGGATAGTTTTTGGCCTGACTATTCCAGTGGCCTTGTGCATTGACATGCTTAAATTGGCAACATTTCATATTTGTATTCTGCACCACATGATATCTTTTCTCTATTCACAGCAGATTCAGGCTTTAGCTTCTTTATGGCGTCTATTCCG TGGACAGAAGCGCAATCCGCTTCGACAACGCTTGGATAGTTATGACTACACGGTTGAGCAACATGTTGTTGGTTCTCTTTTGTTTACACCGCTTCTGTTGCTTATTCCAACCACTTCTGTCTTCTACATTTTCCTCACCAGTTTGATAACAACCATTATTTTCCTGTCCATTATATTTGAGATTATTATTTCATTGCTTCACGCTACTCCCTATGCCGAGGTGTGGATTTGGATCATGAGTCGAAGGAAGTTTCCCTCTGGAATATGGTTTGAAGTCTTAGATTTTGGTAATGGAATTACTGATGAATTTTATTCACAGCCTTGTTTCGATGGAAGGCAGGGTGATAGCTTTGGTGGTGGGGAATCGGGCTTTTTGGTTTCACAACTTTGCTGTAATTATGCTACAATAG GACAAGTTATTCTACCTTGCTACATAGGTGTATTCAATGGGGTTGCTCCATCCTTTTTTACATCGCTGGCACATGGACTTCTCAGCGGTCAAAG ATTCCCATCGACATTAGGTACTCGTTTGCCTTCTACAATGCCCTGGATGCAAATTACCTGCAAGGAATATTGGAAGCTATGCTACACTGCAGTCCTTTCAGGTAGATTGTGA
- the LOC122046302 gene encoding N-acetylglucosaminyl-phosphatidylinositol biosynthetic protein gpi1-like isoform X4, whose protein sequence is MKMGGRNYRVWWPQQLLTSTSSSGLFLFGWFMDSVDSIDIVIAAAISSAKILTHPFQTNLEEILVSANQKMPLRLESFTFSLLGYCLTDGGKLRPVCSQNGGLPFRKQFNDECYKELKACQNNGKWHCDCMNFIEPYFLSSLGCNNWIFMLLCKPQRILYKRNQQIPYLHHVHHNGDIVTPVDFHIIVYEVPTFGVSHVSLSSWHAPENIDLLSKKPKWVKKIYKKPVVNNLETVLLALNCSNTAKTFLELVENTLSPMTSIFFVSKMLRVASIIWHMVAAIVASISTIIYIFLQFFHKPLSHGSIWFILSKIFTHTSKNVHIRSCQFLYWPVTLQAPGTSISHSSVEYSHKAALRKHFIWSNVLMDVTLGIVLGILLLANVETICSWISVIVHQITNDLLRSGSVWLMGVPAGFKLNNELAEFIGIISLNTIQIFSTLWSFIGVFLQNYTLVIALLGIVFGLTIPVALCIDMLKLATFHICILHHMISFLYSQQIQALASLWRLFRGQKRNPLRQRLDSYDYTVEQHVVGSLLFTPLLLLIPTTSVFYIFLTSLITTIIFLSIIFEIIISLLHATPYAEVWIWIMSRRKFPSGIWFEVLDFGNGITDEFYSQPCFDGRQGDSFGGGESGFLVSQLCCNYATIGVYFVSSIQQSNNTRNC, encoded by the exons ATGAAAATGGGAGGAAGAAATTATAGAGTATGGTGGCCTCAGCAGCTCTTGACCTCCACCTCCAGTTCTGGCCTGTTTCTCTTTGGTTGGTTTATGGATTCTGTTGATTCTATTGACATTGTCATAGCAGCTGCAATTTCTTCAGCTAAAATTTTAACCCATCCTTTTCAGACTAATCTTGAG gaAATCTTGGTGTCTGCCAATCAAAAGATGCCATTAAGACTGGAGTCTTTCACATTTTCTCTTCTGGGATATTGCTTAACTGATGGCGGTAAATTAAGACCAGTATGTAGTCAGAATGGTGGACTTCCTTTCAGGAAacagttcaatgatgaatgctataaAGAACTGAAAGCTTGTCAAAATAATGGAAAATGGCACTGTGATTGCATGAATTTCATAGAACCTTACTTCCTGTCTTCATTGGGATGCAATAACTGGATTTTTATGCTGCTATGTAAACCCCAAAGAATCCTGTACAAGAGGAATCAACAGATTCCATATCTACATCATGTCCATCACAATGGTGATATAGTGACCCCTGTTGATTTCCAC ATAATAGTATATGAAGTCCCAACCTTTGGTGTAAGTCATGTCTCTTTGAGTTCTTGGCATGCTCCTGAGAATATTGATTTGCTGTCAAAGAAGCCAAAATGGGTGAAGAAAATATACAAGAAGCCTGTAGTCAATAATTTG GAGACAGTTCTTTTGGCACTCAATTGTTCAAATACTGCCAAAACATTCTTGGAGCTAGTGGAAAACACTCTTAGTCCCATGACCAGCATCTTCTTTGTGTCAAA AATGCTGAGAGTGGCATCCATCATATGGCACATGGTGGCTGCAATTGTAGCTTCTATCTCCACAATTATATACATATTCCTTCAATTCTTTCATAAACCCTTGAGTCATGGTTCCATCTGGTTTATATTATCAAAGATATTCACACATACATCCAAGAATGTGCACATTCGTAGCTGTCAGTTTCTGTACTGGCCAGTTACTCTTCAAGCTCCCGGTACCAG CATTTCCCACTCAAGTGTTGAATATTCTCACAAAGCTGCATTAAGGAAGCACTTCATTTGGTCTAATGTTTTGATGGATGTTACCTTGGGGATTGTTCTTGGAATCCTATTGTTGGCTAATGTTGAAACTATCTGTTCATGGATTTCGGTTATTGTTCATCAAATAACTAATGACCTGTTGCGCTCAGGTTCTGTATGGTTAATGGGTGTCCCAGCTGGTTTTAAGCTGAATAATGAGCTAGCGGAGTTTATCGGCATAATTTCTCTCAATACAATTCAAATTTTCTCTACCCTATGGTCCTTTATTGGTGTTTTTTTGCAGAATTATACTTTGGTTATTGCACTGTTGGGGATAGTTTTTGGCCTGACTATTCCAGTGGCCTTGTGCATTGACATGCTTAAATTGGCAACATTTCATATTTGTATTCTGCACCACATGATATCTTTTCTCTATTCACAGCAGATTCAGGCTTTAGCTTCTTTATGGCGTCTATTCCG TGGACAGAAGCGCAATCCGCTTCGACAACGCTTGGATAGTTATGACTACACGGTTGAGCAACATGTTGTTGGTTCTCTTTTGTTTACACCGCTTCTGTTGCTTATTCCAACCACTTCTGTCTTCTACATTTTCCTCACCAGTTTGATAACAACCATTATTTTCCTGTCCATTATATTTGAGATTATTATTTCATTGCTTCACGCTACTCCCTATGCCGAGGTGTGGATTTGGATCATGAGTCGAAGGAAGTTTCCCTCTGGAATATGGTTTGAAGTCTTAGATTTTGGTAATGGAATTACTGATGAATTTTATTCACAGCCTTGTTTCGATGGAAGGCAGGGTGATAGCTTTGGTGGTGGGGAATCGGGCTTTTTGGTTTCACAACTTTGCTGTAATTATGCTACAATAG GTGTCTATTTTGTGTCAAGTATACAACAATCTAACAACACAAGAAACTGTTGA
- the LOC122046302 gene encoding N-acetylglucosaminyl-phosphatidylinositol biosynthetic protein gpi1-like isoform X3: protein MKMGGRNYRVWWPQQLLTSTSSSGLFLFGWFMDSVDSIDIVIAAAISSAKILTHPFQTNLEEILVSANQKMPLRLESFTFSLLGYCLTDGGKLRPVCSQNGGLPFRKQFNDECYKELKACQNNGKWHCDCMNFIEPYFLSSLGCNNWIFMLLCKPQRILYKRNQQIPYLHHVHHNGDIVTPVDFHIIVYEVPTFGVSHVSLSSWHAPENIDLLSKKPKWVKKIYKKPVVNNLETVLLALNCSNTAKTFLELVENTLSPMTSIFFVSKMLRVASIIWHMVAAIVASISTIIYIFLQFFHKPLSHGSIWFILSKIFTHTSKNVHIRSCQFLYWPVTLQAPGTSISHSSVEYSHKAALRKHFIWSNVLMDVTLGIVLGILLLANVETICSWISVIVHQITNDLLRSGSVWLMGVPAGFKLNNELAEFIGIISLNTIQIFSTLWSFIGVFLQNYTLVIALLGIVFGLTIPVALCIDMLKLATFHICILHHMISFLYSQQIQALASLWRLFRGQKRNPLRQRLDSYDYTVEQHVVGSLLFTPLLLLIPTTSVFYIFLTSLITTIIFLSIIFEIIISLLHATPYAEVWIWIMSRRKFPSGIWFEVLDFGNGITDEFYSQPCFDGRQGDSFGGGESGFLVSQLCCNYATIVLHFQVSILCQVYNNLTTQETVEHKLIVSNYHNEL from the exons ATGAAAATGGGAGGAAGAAATTATAGAGTATGGTGGCCTCAGCAGCTCTTGACCTCCACCTCCAGTTCTGGCCTGTTTCTCTTTGGTTGGTTTATGGATTCTGTTGATTCTATTGACATTGTCATAGCAGCTGCAATTTCTTCAGCTAAAATTTTAACCCATCCTTTTCAGACTAATCTTGAG gaAATCTTGGTGTCTGCCAATCAAAAGATGCCATTAAGACTGGAGTCTTTCACATTTTCTCTTCTGGGATATTGCTTAACTGATGGCGGTAAATTAAGACCAGTATGTAGTCAGAATGGTGGACTTCCTTTCAGGAAacagttcaatgatgaatgctataaAGAACTGAAAGCTTGTCAAAATAATGGAAAATGGCACTGTGATTGCATGAATTTCATAGAACCTTACTTCCTGTCTTCATTGGGATGCAATAACTGGATTTTTATGCTGCTATGTAAACCCCAAAGAATCCTGTACAAGAGGAATCAACAGATTCCATATCTACATCATGTCCATCACAATGGTGATATAGTGACCCCTGTTGATTTCCAC ATAATAGTATATGAAGTCCCAACCTTTGGTGTAAGTCATGTCTCTTTGAGTTCTTGGCATGCTCCTGAGAATATTGATTTGCTGTCAAAGAAGCCAAAATGGGTGAAGAAAATATACAAGAAGCCTGTAGTCAATAATTTG GAGACAGTTCTTTTGGCACTCAATTGTTCAAATACTGCCAAAACATTCTTGGAGCTAGTGGAAAACACTCTTAGTCCCATGACCAGCATCTTCTTTGTGTCAAA AATGCTGAGAGTGGCATCCATCATATGGCACATGGTGGCTGCAATTGTAGCTTCTATCTCCACAATTATATACATATTCCTTCAATTCTTTCATAAACCCTTGAGTCATGGTTCCATCTGGTTTATATTATCAAAGATATTCACACATACATCCAAGAATGTGCACATTCGTAGCTGTCAGTTTCTGTACTGGCCAGTTACTCTTCAAGCTCCCGGTACCAG CATTTCCCACTCAAGTGTTGAATATTCTCACAAAGCTGCATTAAGGAAGCACTTCATTTGGTCTAATGTTTTGATGGATGTTACCTTGGGGATTGTTCTTGGAATCCTATTGTTGGCTAATGTTGAAACTATCTGTTCATGGATTTCGGTTATTGTTCATCAAATAACTAATGACCTGTTGCGCTCAGGTTCTGTATGGTTAATGGGTGTCCCAGCTGGTTTTAAGCTGAATAATGAGCTAGCGGAGTTTATCGGCATAATTTCTCTCAATACAATTCAAATTTTCTCTACCCTATGGTCCTTTATTGGTGTTTTTTTGCAGAATTATACTTTGGTTATTGCACTGTTGGGGATAGTTTTTGGCCTGACTATTCCAGTGGCCTTGTGCATTGACATGCTTAAATTGGCAACATTTCATATTTGTATTCTGCACCACATGATATCTTTTCTCTATTCACAGCAGATTCAGGCTTTAGCTTCTTTATGGCGTCTATTCCG TGGACAGAAGCGCAATCCGCTTCGACAACGCTTGGATAGTTATGACTACACGGTTGAGCAACATGTTGTTGGTTCTCTTTTGTTTACACCGCTTCTGTTGCTTATTCCAACCACTTCTGTCTTCTACATTTTCCTCACCAGTTTGATAACAACCATTATTTTCCTGTCCATTATATTTGAGATTATTATTTCATTGCTTCACGCTACTCCCTATGCCGAGGTGTGGATTTGGATCATGAGTCGAAGGAAGTTTCCCTCTGGAATATGGTTTGAAGTCTTAGATTTTGGTAATGGAATTACTGATGAATTTTATTCACAGCCTTGTTTCGATGGAAGGCAGGGTGATAGCTTTGGTGGTGGGGAATCGGGCTTTTTGGTTTCACAACTTTGCTGTAATTATGCTACAATAG TTTTACATTTTCAGGTGTCTATTTTGTGTCAAGTATACAACAATCTAACAACACAAGAAACTGTTGAGCACAAATTGATCGTGTCTAATTATCACAACGAATTGTAG